The sequence CGCAGATCCCGTCAGCCCAAAGCGATATAAGTGGTGTAGTGGGCTCTCCTAAGAGTCCTCCAAGCCATCCGAATATGCGTTCGAGCATAACCATGAACGGCTCTGAGACTGTGAAGGCAAACTGGAATGTTGCCCACATGAGAGTCAAAAAGACGGGTATCCCGAGTCTCTTGTGGAGAAATACGCGGTCGAGGAGGTCTGATGTGGTGAGTGCGTGATCCCTGCGTCCAGCTAGCGAGGCATGGAGGATGCGATCTATCGCCCTGTATCGCTCCTCTGCAAATGTATCTGCGTTCATCTCTACCATCCTGCCACCTCCAGGATCTGATCCCGTTTTGGTGACGAGCTTATCCGAGCCATAACACTCTCATCCTTCTCAAGGAGTTTTATGGCAAGCCATCGTGGAGGATAGGTATTTGCGAGATAGGTATCGGTGAGGATCAGCTCCTCAACCTCCTTGATGCGAGCCTCGATATCGTCACTGTAGCCGATCGTGACCTTACGATGCCTCTCCCTTCTCACCGCTGCACTGAGAATTGCATCTCGAAGCTCACCCATACCGCTCTGGGTCGTTGCAACCGTCGGGATAACAGGCACACCAAGAAGGAGTGAAAGCTCTTTAATATCAAATTCATAATTCTTTGAAGCTGCAATATCCATCTTGTTCAGTGCGACGACGACGTTTGCCTCAAGCTCCAGCAAGAGAAGTGTTAGATACAGATTTCGCTCGATATTCGATGCATCAACGATATCAACCACGACATCAGGCTTCTCATCGACAATATAGTCTCTTGCAATCCGTTCATCTATCGCATCTGCTTCGAGGCTGTATGTGCCTGGAAGATCCACAATCTCCATCTCGGTTCCGTTGTGCGTGCACCTGCCTGTCTTCTTCTCAACCGTGACTCCTGGCCAGTTTCCAACATGCTGCCTTGAGCCTGTCAGGTTGTTGAAGATCACGGTCTTTCCGACATTTGGATTTCCGATGAGTGCAACCCTGATCACCGTTTCTCACCTGCCATCAAGGTCCACAAGTATCTTCATAGCAATACCACGACCGAGCGCAATCCTTGATCCTTTCACATCAACGAGAAGCCCTGGAGATCCTGAGATCACCTTGACCTTAGAGGACGGCGTGAATCCAAGCTCGAGAAGTCTCTTTGCAACCCCTCTTCCGCCACAGTATCCAAGGATCACACCCTCATCGCCTGCAGAGAGGAGTCCGAGTGGAACGCCCGACTCCAGACTCTTACTATCTGCGATAAGCTCATGCAGGTGCTCATCGATCTCTTTGAGGTGCGAAGAGAGCTCTTCATCAGCTGGGTGGGACCTGAGTACATGCTCAACGTCCTCGTGGATATGTTCCACCTTCCTCTCTATCTCATGGATCTTCTTTGCACCAGAGATCCTATCTCTCATCCCAAACATACTAAACCTCCACAGAGACGCACGCTGCCTCCTCCTTTCGAAGCGAGAGGTTGTACCCTTTGAGACGAAACTCCACAGGATCGCCAAGAGGCGCTCTTCTCACAACCTCGATCTCGGTGCCCCGGACAATCCCCATATCCCTGATCCGCCTCTGAACCGTGTTATCACCGCTAACTGAAAGGACTCTCCCCTTCTCACCAGGCTGCATATCACTCAGGGTC comes from Candidatus Syntrophoarchaeum caldarius and encodes:
- a CDS encoding Ferrous iron transporter, FeoA subunit domain protein produces the protein MKKKTLSDMQPGEKGRVLSVSGDNTVQRRIRDMGIVRGTEIEVVRRAPLGDPVEFRLKGYNLSLRKEEAACVSVEV
- a CDS encoding Ferrous iron transport protein B — translated: MIRVALIGNPNVGKTVIFNNLTGSRQHVGNWPGVTVEKKTGRCTHNGTEMEIVDLPGTYSLEADAIDERIARDYIVDEKPDVVVDIVDASNIERNLYLTLLLLELEANVVVALNKMDIAASKNYEFDIKELSLLLGVPVIPTVATTQSGMGELRDAILSAAVRRERHRKVTIGYSDDIEARIKEVEELILTDTYLANTYPPRWLAIKLLEKDESVMARISSSPKRDQILEVAGW
- a CDS encoding Ferrous iron transporter, FeoA subunit domain protein; this translates as MFGMRDRISGAKKIHEIERKVEHIHEDVEHVLRSHPADEELSSHLKEIDEHLHELIADSKSLESGVPLGLLSAGDEGVILGYCGGRGVAKRLLELGFTPSSKVKVISGSPGLLVDVKGSRIALGRGIAMKILVDLDGR